A stretch of Mesorhizobium sp. M2A.F.Ca.ET.046.03.2.1 DNA encodes these proteins:
- a CDS encoding RidA family protein, with translation MSETIEKRLSDLGVAIPAAAAPAANYVPYCRTGNMLFTAGQLPLKDGKLQASGLLGRDIDTAAGKEGAKFCAINILAQAKAALGDLERIRRVVKITVFVASAPDFVEQHLVANGASDFLVAALGERGKHARSAVGTASLPLNAAVEIEAIFEVE, from the coding sequence ATGAGCGAAACAATCGAAAAGCGGCTAAGCGATCTTGGCGTGGCCATTCCGGCCGCCGCCGCGCCCGCCGCCAACTATGTGCCCTATTGCCGGACCGGCAACATGCTCTTCACCGCCGGCCAGCTGCCGCTGAAGGACGGCAAGCTGCAGGCAAGCGGGCTGCTCGGCCGCGACATCGACACCGCCGCCGGCAAGGAAGGCGCGAAATTCTGCGCCATCAACATCCTGGCGCAGGCCAAGGCGGCGCTCGGTGATCTCGAGAGGATCCGGCGCGTGGTCAAGATCACTGTCTTCGTCGCCTCCGCTCCTGATTTCGTCGAGCAGCATCTTGTTGCCAACGGCGCCTCCGACTTCCTGGTCGCGGCACTCGGCGAGCGTGGCAAGCACGCCCGATCCGCCGTCGGCACCGCCTCGCTGCCGCTCAACGCCGCGGTCGAAATCGAAGCGATCTTCGAAGTCGAGTGA
- a CDS encoding cell envelope integrity EipB family protein, translating to MRATRLFLAAACLSAAFPMAPALAVPALQAHRAVYDLTLNKASDRSGITGITGRMVYEFNGSACEGYTVKFRFVTQIVTNDNTRLTDQQTTTFEDAEGKTFSFVTKSFVDQNLDKEVKGVATREAKGLKVDIDKPEKSSLELAATQFPTQHLVELIGKAENGENFYQTNLFDGSEDANKVMSTTVIVGKKTESDKADPEAPALAKLASDKYWPVDIAYFDDTDKSGEEVPEYRISFKLHENGITRDLVMDYGDFSMTGKLVNLSLFDQTKPCPASK from the coding sequence ATGCGCGCAACGCGCCTTTTTCTCGCCGCCGCCTGTCTTTCGGCAGCGTTCCCAATGGCGCCGGCCCTTGCGGTGCCCGCGCTGCAGGCGCATCGCGCGGTCTACGATCTGACACTCAACAAGGCCTCCGATCGTTCGGGCATCACGGGCATCACCGGCCGCATGGTCTATGAGTTCAACGGCTCCGCCTGCGAGGGTTACACGGTCAAGTTCCGTTTCGTCACTCAGATCGTCACCAACGACAACACCAGGCTCACCGACCAGCAGACGACGACTTTCGAGGATGCCGAAGGCAAGACCTTTTCCTTCGTGACGAAATCCTTTGTCGACCAGAACCTCGACAAGGAGGTGAAGGGGGTGGCCACGCGGGAAGCGAAGGGCCTCAAGGTCGATATCGACAAGCCCGAGAAGAGCAGCCTCGAGCTTGCGGCCACACAGTTTCCGACCCAGCATCTGGTCGAGCTGATCGGCAAGGCTGAAAATGGCGAGAATTTCTACCAGACCAATCTGTTCGACGGCTCCGAGGACGCCAACAAGGTGATGAGCACCACCGTCATCGTCGGCAAGAAGACCGAATCCGACAAGGCGGATCCGGAAGCGCCGGCGCTGGCCAAGCTCGCCTCGGACAAATACTGGCCGGTCGACATCGCCTATTTCGACGATACCGACAAAAGCGGCGAAGAGGTGCCGGAGTACCGTATCAGCTTCAAGCTGCACGAGAACGGCATCACCCGCGACCTCGTCATGGACTATGGCGACTTCTCGATGACCGGCAAGCTGGTGAACCTGTCGCTGTTCGACCAGACCAAGCCCTGCCCGGCTTCGAAATAG
- a CDS encoding DUF4031 domain-containing protein yields the protein MAVYVDAAIWKWAGHRWCHLLADEVDELHRFAAELGIKRSSYQGPPKTSAPHYDITGLERDRAVRLGAVECSREEIVAVFRRVRVPNGKVRR from the coding sequence ATGGCTGTCTATGTCGATGCGGCGATCTGGAAATGGGCCGGCCACCGCTGGTGCCATCTCCTTGCCGATGAGGTCGATGAACTGCATCGCTTCGCTGCCGAACTCGGCATCAAACGCTCGTCCTACCAGGGGCCGCCCAAGACGTCGGCGCCGCACTACGATATAACCGGCTTAGAGCGCGACCGCGCGGTGCGGCTCGGGGCCGTCGAATGCAGCCGCGAGGAGATCGTGGCGGTCTTCCGCCGTGTGCGAGTGCCGAATGGGAAGGTGAGACGATGA
- a CDS encoding LysE family translocator — protein MTVTAFLAYCVAITLAAATPGPAMFAVITNGLSRGFGRAFITGVGVAAGDAVLVTLALLGLVAIAQTFEWIFLLLKYAGAAYLVFLGIRMWRAAAKQRDESPQSQARLSRSFVLGASIALGNPKAILFHASIMPLILNLDTMTFADGLLVVLVVISVNVITMGIYAAMAGRAAGWFDTPRRMRLMNRFAGGAMIGTGALIAAR, from the coding sequence ATGACGGTGACGGCGTTCCTGGCATATTGCGTCGCAATCACATTGGCAGCCGCCACGCCTGGGCCGGCGATGTTCGCGGTCATTACTAACGGTTTGTCGCGCGGCTTCGGCCGGGCGTTCATCACCGGCGTGGGCGTCGCCGCGGGCGACGCCGTGCTGGTCACCCTGGCGCTGCTCGGACTGGTGGCCATTGCCCAGACCTTCGAATGGATTTTTCTTTTGCTGAAATACGCGGGCGCCGCTTACCTCGTCTTTCTCGGGATCAGGATGTGGCGAGCCGCCGCCAAACAACGGGACGAATCTCCTCAGTCGCAGGCGCGGCTGTCGCGGTCCTTCGTTCTCGGCGCTTCCATTGCGCTCGGCAATCCGAAGGCGATCCTGTTCCACGCCTCCATCATGCCACTGATCCTGAACCTCGATACCATGACCTTCGCCGATGGCCTGCTGGTGGTGCTCGTCGTGATCAGCGTCAATGTCATCACCATGGGCATCTACGCCGCGATGGCCGGCCGGGCAGCCGGTTGGTTCGACACCCCGAGGCGCATGCGCCTGATGAACAGGTTCGCCGGCGGCGCGATGATCGGCACCGGTGCGCTGATTGCCGCACGTTGA
- the rpsB gene encoding 30S ribosomal protein S2 yields MALPDFSMRQLLEAGVHFGHQTHRWNPKMAPYIYGARNNIHIIDLSQTVPLLNQALKQVSDTVAKGGRVLFVGTKRQASDIVADAAQRSAQYYVNSRWLGGMLTNWKTISNSIQRLRKLDETLAGEAQGLTKKERLNLDREREKLNKALGGIKDMGSTPDLMFVIDTNKEAIAILEAKRLGIPVVAIIDSNCDPDKIDFPIPGNDDAARAIQLYCDLIAKAAIDGIARQQGALGVDIGASAEAPVEPALDAPASEAPEA; encoded by the coding sequence ATGGCTCTGCCAGATTTCAGCATGCGCCAGCTTTTGGAAGCTGGTGTTCACTTCGGCCACCAGACCCATCGCTGGAACCCGAAGATGGCGCCCTACATCTATGGCGCCCGCAACAATATCCACATCATCGACCTGTCGCAGACGGTGCCGCTGTTGAACCAGGCCTTGAAGCAGGTGTCCGACACCGTCGCCAAGGGCGGCCGCGTGCTGTTCGTCGGCACCAAGCGCCAGGCCTCCGACATTGTCGCCGACGCCGCGCAGCGTTCGGCCCAGTACTATGTCAACTCCCGCTGGCTGGGCGGCATGCTCACCAACTGGAAGACGATCTCGAATTCGATCCAGCGCCTGCGCAAGCTCGACGAGACGCTGGCCGGCGAGGCCCAGGGCCTCACCAAGAAGGAGCGACTGAACCTCGACCGCGAACGCGAGAAGCTCAACAAGGCTCTCGGCGGCATCAAGGACATGGGCTCGACGCCGGACCTGATGTTCGTCATCGACACCAACAAGGAAGCGATCGCCATCCTCGAGGCCAAGCGCCTGGGCATTCCGGTCGTGGCCATCATCGATTCGAACTGCGATCCGGACAAGATCGACTTCCCGATCCCCGGCAATGACGACGCGGCCCGCGCCATCCAGCTCTATTGCGACCTGATCGCCAAGGCTGCCATCGACGGCATCGCCCGCCAGCAGGGCGCGCTCGGCGTCGACATCGGCGCTTCGGCCGAGGCTCCGGTCGAGCCGGCGCTTGACGCTCCGGCCAGCGAAGCTCCGGAAGCTTGA
- the tsf gene encoding translation elongation factor Ts: MTISAAQVKELRDLTGAGMMDCKAALNETNGDMEAAVDWLRKKGISKADKKAGRTAAEGLIGVDAGVREAAVVEVNSETDFVARNAAFQEIVANVAKVALAYGTTEAVAAAKYPGSDKSVTDTIKDAVGTIGENMGFRRSAKLTVPHGVVATYVHNAVADGLGKLGVLVAIETTGNEHAANAFARQVAMHVAASNPVALTAEEVDPALVEREKAIFSDQARQSGKPEAIIEKMVEGRLRKFYEEVVLLKQAFVLNPDITVEKALKDAEKEIGAPAKITAYLRYALGEGIEKETTDFAAEVAAAVKK; encoded by the coding sequence ATGACGATTTCGGCTGCACAGGTCAAAGAACTCCGCGACTTGACCGGCGCGGGCATGATGGACTGCAAGGCGGCGTTGAACGAGACCAACGGCGATATGGAAGCGGCCGTCGACTGGCTGCGCAAGAAGGGTATCTCGAAGGCCGACAAGAAGGCCGGGCGCACCGCCGCCGAGGGCCTGATCGGTGTCGATGCCGGCGTGCGTGAAGCTGCGGTCGTCGAGGTCAATTCCGAGACCGACTTCGTTGCCCGCAATGCTGCCTTCCAGGAGATCGTCGCCAACGTCGCCAAGGTCGCGCTCGCCTATGGCACGACGGAGGCGGTCGCCGCCGCGAAGTATCCGGGCTCCGACAAGTCGGTCACCGACACCATCAAGGACGCTGTCGGCACCATCGGCGAGAACATGGGTTTCCGCCGTTCGGCCAAGCTCACCGTACCGCATGGCGTGGTGGCGACCTATGTCCATAACGCGGTTGCCGACGGTCTCGGCAAGCTCGGCGTGCTGGTGGCCATCGAGACCACCGGCAACGAGCATGCCGCCAACGCCTTTGCCCGCCAGGTCGCGATGCATGTCGCCGCCAGCAACCCGGTCGCGCTGACCGCCGAGGAAGTCGACCCGGCGCTCGTCGAGCGCGAGAAGGCGATCTTCTCCGATCAGGCGCGCCAGTCGGGCAAGCCGGAAGCCATCATCGAGAAGATGGTCGAGGGTCGCCTGCGCAAGTTCTATGAAGAGGTCGTGCTTTTGAAGCAGGCCTTCGTGCTCAATCCCGACATCACCGTCGAGAAGGCGCTGAAGGATGCCGAGAAGGAGATCGGCGCTCCGGCGAAGATCACCGCCTATCTGCGTTACGCGCTGGGCGAGGGCATCGAGAAGGAAACGACCGATTTCGCGGCGGAAGTCGCGGCAGCGGTCAAGAAATAG
- a CDS encoding LysR family transcriptional regulator, with translation MDRDLLTHLPVIVAVARRGGFALAAAELGMSPSAVSHAVRLVEERVGQPLFARTTRSVSLTEAGKALVETAGPALQDIAERMDRIRGVKGRPAGLLRINASNIAIPLAVTPVVAAMAERYPDVTVEIVADQGLIDIVGEGFDAGVRLGEMIAQDMVTVRMTPPFKAVIVASPTYVGKHGRPRAVADLADHNCIGYRLVRSGALYRWDLNDNDKDVVVETRGTAIVTDSLGAIDLALAGVGLAYVFEPLVRADLAAGRLVQILPDTAIEEPGLFLYFPRRASMAPKLRAFIDIAQEIGRASMRTPGRVA, from the coding sequence ATGGATCGCGATCTGCTCACGCATCTGCCGGTCATCGTCGCCGTGGCGCGGCGCGGCGGCTTTGCGCTTGCCGCGGCCGAACTCGGGATGAGTCCATCCGCCGTGAGCCATGCGGTGCGGCTCGTGGAAGAGCGCGTCGGCCAGCCGCTCTTCGCCCGCACAACGCGCAGCGTCTCGCTGACCGAGGCCGGCAAGGCGCTGGTGGAGACGGCGGGCCCTGCCCTGCAGGACATCGCCGAACGGATGGACCGGATCCGCGGCGTGAAGGGAAGGCCGGCCGGCCTGCTCAGGATCAATGCCTCCAACATAGCGATCCCCCTGGCGGTGACGCCGGTGGTCGCGGCGATGGCCGAACGCTACCCCGATGTGACGGTCGAGATCGTTGCCGACCAAGGACTTATCGATATCGTCGGCGAAGGTTTTGATGCCGGCGTCCGGCTGGGCGAGATGATCGCGCAGGACATGGTCACCGTCAGGATGACGCCGCCGTTCAAAGCCGTCATCGTCGCCTCGCCCACCTATGTCGGAAAGCATGGCCGCCCGCGCGCCGTGGCCGATCTCGCCGATCACAACTGCATCGGCTACCGGCTGGTTCGGTCCGGCGCGCTGTACCGCTGGGACCTGAATGACAACGACAAGGATGTCGTTGTCGAGACACGCGGCACGGCCATCGTCACGGATTCGCTTGGCGCCATCGATCTGGCGCTGGCCGGCGTCGGGCTCGCCTACGTTTTCGAGCCGCTGGTGCGCGCCGACCTTGCAGCCGGCCGCCTCGTCCAGATCCTGCCGGATACGGCGATCGAGGAGCCGGGCCTCTTCCTCTATTTTCCGCGCCGCGCGTCGATGGCGCCGAAGCTCAGGGCCTTTATCGACATCGCACAAGAAATCGGCCGAGCATCCATGCGGACACCCGGCCGAGTTGCCTGA
- a CDS encoding nuclear transport factor 2 family protein: MNALRHVTFAAGMALAPVDAGGAEATGWQALADERAVIRIADAIDRAVDAQDWELARSYFADRVTADFSSLSGQPAANIASDDLIGAWAGNLKGSKTSLHLRTNHQVVLEADAATVHSNGYAWNRMEGNGDPLWEVWGTYEHHLTRSAAGWKVDGFTFRMTHERGNPWVKATPGQ; the protein is encoded by the coding sequence ATGAATGCGTTGAGACATGTAACCTTTGCGGCTGGCATGGCATTGGCGCCGGTCGATGCCGGTGGAGCCGAGGCGACCGGTTGGCAGGCGCTTGCCGACGAGCGCGCGGTGATCCGCATCGCCGACGCCATCGACCGCGCGGTGGATGCGCAGGACTGGGAGCTGGCGCGCAGCTATTTTGCCGACCGCGTCACCGCCGATTTCAGCAGCCTCTCCGGCCAGCCCGCGGCCAACATCGCCTCCGACGACCTGATCGGCGCCTGGGCGGGCAATCTCAAGGGCAGCAAGACCAGCCTGCATCTGCGCACCAACCATCAGGTCGTGCTCGAGGCCGATGCCGCGACCGTCCATTCCAACGGCTATGCCTGGAACCGGATGGAAGGCAATGGCGACCCGCTCTGGGAGGTCTGGGGCACCTATGAGCATCATTTGACCCGCTCGGCTGCCGGCTGGAAGGTCGACGGCTTTACCTTCCGCATGACGCATGAGCGCGGCAATCCCTGGGTCAAGGCGACCCCCGGCCAGTGA